The following proteins are encoded in a genomic region of Hyla sarda isolate aHylSar1 chromosome 3, aHylSar1.hap1, whole genome shotgun sequence:
- the SDHAF4 gene encoding succinate dehydrogenase assembly factor 4, mitochondrial gives MCAMRDVLCRCTGAAGVLLRSHPLSAGKLGWVRAGSNIPTQGSGSTKPPLKKPKTPQGRLDETEQAATEREPLERFPDGINPITKEKGGPRGPEPTRYGDWERKGRCIDF, from the exons ATGTGTGCTATGAGGGACGTGCTATGCAGATGCACCGGGGCCGCAGGGGTCCTACTGCGCTCCCACCCAC TATCTGCTGGAAAACTGGGTTGGGTAAGAGCAGGTAGCAATATCCCAACTCAAGGTAGCGGCTCTACAAAGCCACCCTTAAAGAAACCAAAGACACCTCAAGGACGTTTGGATGAAACGGAACAAGCTGCTACAGAGAGAGAACCACTAGAAA gaTTTCCAGATGGTATCAACCCTATTACAAAAGAGAAAGGTGGCCCTAGGGGACCAGAACCTACTCGCTATGGAGACTGGGAGAGAAAGGGGAGATGTATAGACTTCTAG